TACAGCTCCTTTTTCTGCCATGCTTACCTCAAAACTGCCAACAAAGAAAATGTTTGTCGTGGTAGGAATGGTAGTTATTGCCATGAGCCTTATTACGATAACCAAATCAGTTTTATCGTAAAAAACAGGTATGCAATTGAGAGGGAATGTATATTTTTTTAACGCAAAGGATTTAAATTATTCATTACAAATTTAAGAAGGCAAAGACAGGAATCAATGCATTGATTCTTTCCACGCAAACGCATAGCCGCGTAGCTTCATCAGTGACTTTATAGCATATTTGCTCGCTCTAATAAAAAGGTCTGGGTCTTTAAACTTTGTTTTTTTACCAGGTCTTGTTATAAATATTTTTTAACGCAAAGATTTTAATGTTTTACTTTATCTTGAGGAATCAAAGGGGGAAAAATCAATGATACAGTCCGTTGACATTATATCATTACTCATTTTTAGTAAAAATCTGAAACCATTAAATCTTTGCGTTTTTTTATTTTTTTGAATGCTTCTATTTGGGAAACGCAAAGGCGCAAAATGATATTAAAAAAGCTTCTGTAAGGCGCAAGGATTTTATCTTCGATAAAATTAAACACTGTATGTTTTAAAACTTTCACAGATGTTGATGCAAAAATATGCTAATCACTTTACTCTATTATAAAAACACAATCATCACTTGCTGAAAGTCTTCGATTTTCTTGCGTCTTAAAATCATACATAAAATTTAGAAAAACCTTGCGACTTTGCGATTTTCCAATAAAAAACAGCTCCCAAAAAGAGAGCTGTTTATAATTATTAACTATTTCCAGATTTTGTTTTTTGGAAACGATCAATTCCAAATCCTGTGCACCCCTGAAACAAAAACAGAAGTAAAAACAGGAGATATAACATTTGAGGCAGGTATAGAAAATAGCCAAGCCATGTAAAAGGATCCATTTCATAAATTCCGGTTTCGGGTTTGATAGGAATAAGTTCCTTAGGAATTGAGCCCAGGTCATGGGTAAATAAAGCAACAAGTATAATAATGATTAAAAATACGGAGCTTATTCTCGTCCAAAAACCCAGCATTAGAAATAAACCAAAGACACATTCACAAAAGGCGGTGAAATTGGCCGTAAACTGAGGAAAAGGAAATCCTATGGTACTGATGGTATTGAACATATATCCCTGGAAAATAGGATGAAAAAGCTTGTTAAAGCCTGCTACAAAAAAGAATAATCCAATTAATATTCTGCATATTATATAGATGGTATTCGTATTTTTTTCGAGGTTTGATACTATTGTTTTCATTATTTTTTTAATTCATTTTTTGATTACATCACCGTGACAAAGCCATGAACAGCAGCTGGTCATGTAATTCTGGTTTAGATAATAGGATAGGCTATGGAAAAAAATATTCCATAGCTGAAAAATGTTATTTTACCAATAACTGAAAATTACATTTTTATTTTGGGCGGAATCCAAATAGAATTAAAAAAAGAAGAATAGGGCGGATCATCATATAAAAAGAAGCCGTTGCTTATTTCCGGATCCATAAATTTTTCAAATCCAAAGGAAGGAAAAGAGGTGGTAAAAAAGAGAGAAGAATTAGAGCAATAGTTATTATTGCATTTTATCGGAGTCTTGTTATTTTCTTCAAGAAAAGTCTTATTACATTTTTTCTGAGGACTTTCTTCGGATTTGGAATTACTTGTGATTTCTATGGTAGAAAAGGTTGTGTTTTCTGTTTTTGGGATCAGAAAATGGACTAGTATTAAAAATATACTAACGATCTGTATACCATGTAATATTCCATTCTTTCCTGTCATAAATCCCATGCAATTCAGACAAATATAATAAAATATTTATACTTGCTTTTTAATTAGCGTACATTATGAGATTTATAGGCTTGTCAAAAAGCTCTAATTAAAGCTCTTTCTGAATTCTAAAGG
This region of Chryseobacterium culicis genomic DNA includes:
- a CDS encoding DoxX family protein, with the protein product MKTIVSNLEKNTNTIYIICRILIGLFFFVAGFNKLFHPIFQGYMFNTISTIGFPFPQFTANFTAFCECVFGLFLMLGFWTRISSVFLIIIILVALFTHDLGSIPKELIPIKPETGIYEMDPFTWLGYFLYLPQMLYLLFLLLFLFQGCTGFGIDRFQKTKSGNS